A single region of the Lepus europaeus isolate LE1 chromosome 1, mLepTim1.pri, whole genome shotgun sequence genome encodes:
- the ACKR3 gene encoding atypical chemokine receptor 3: MDLHLFDYAEPGNFSDVVWPCNSSGDCIAVDTVQCPGLANKSILLYTLALVYIFIFVIGMIANSVVVWVNIQAKTTGYDTHCYILNLAIADLWVVITIPVWVVSLVQHNQWPMGELTCKVTHLIFSINLFGSIFFLTCMSVDRYLSVTRFAGTSSCRKQRVRRGVCVLVWLLAFCVSLPDTYYLKTVTSASNNETYCRSFYPEHSIKEWLIGMELVSVILGFAIPFSVIAIFYFLLARAITASGDQEKQSSRKIIFSYVVVFLVCWLPYHVVVLLDMFSILHYLPFTCQLENALFTALHVTQCLSLVHCCVNPVLYSFINRNYRYELMKAFIFKYSAKTGLTKLIDASRVSETEYSALEQNAK, encoded by the coding sequence ATGGATCTGCATCTCTTCGACTACGCGGAACCCGGCAACTTCTCCGACGTCGTGTGGCCCTGCAACAGCAGCGGCGACTGCATCGCGGTGGACACGGTGCAGTGCCCTGGCCTGGCCAACAAGAGCATCCTGCTCTACACGCTCGCCTTGGTCTACATCTTCATCTTCGTCATTGGCATGATCGCCAACTCCGTGGTGGTCTGGGTGAACATCCAGGCCAAGACCACGGGCTACGACACGCACTGCTACATCCTGAACCTGGCCATCGCGGACCTGTGGGTGGTCATCACCATCCCCGTCTGGGTGGTCAGCCTGGTGCAGCACAACCAGTGGCCCATGGGCGAGCTCACCTGCAAGGTCACCCACCTCATCTTCTCCATCAACCTCTTCGGCAGCATCTTCTTCCTCACCTGCATGAGCGTGGACCGCTACCTGTCCGTCACCCGCTTCGCCGGCACCTCGAGCTGCCGGAAGCAGAGGGTGCGCCGTGGCGTCTGTGTCCTCGTGTGGCTGCTGGCCTTCTGCGTGTCCCTGCCCGACACCTACTACCTGAAGACCGTCACGTCCGCCTCCAACAACGAGACCTACTGCCGGTCCTTCTACCCCGAGCACAGCATCAAGGAGTGGCTCATAGGCATGGAGCTGGTGTCCGTCATCCTGGGCTTCGCCATCCCCTTCTCTGTCAtcgccatcttctacttcctgcTCGCCAGAGCCATCACGGCGTcgggcgaccaggagaagcagagcagccgcaAGATCATCTTCTCCTACGTGGTGGTGTTCCTGGTGTGCTGGCTGCCCTACCACGTGGTCGTGCTGCTGGACATGTTCTCCATCCTGCACTACCTGCCCTTCACGTGCCAGCTGGAGAACGCGCTCTTCACGGCGCTGCACGTGACACAGTGCCTGTCCCTGGTGCACTGTTGCGTGAACCCCGTGCTCTACAGCTTCATCAACCGCAACTACAGGTACGAGCTCATGAAGGCCTTCATCTTCAAGTACTCGGCCAAGACGGGGCTCACCAAGCTCATCGACGCCTCCAGGGTGTCCGAGACGGAGTATTCGGCGCTGGAGCAGAACGCCAAGTGA